Proteins encoded within one genomic window of Lynx canadensis isolate LIC74 chromosome B2, mLynCan4.pri.v2, whole genome shotgun sequence:
- the LOC115514116 gene encoding cancer-related nucleoside-triphosphatase-like, with translation MARHVFLTGPPGVGKTALVQKASKILKSSGVPVNGFTQKSDREEIGFNVVTSSCTQEVWSRIGSEPLPGKRQCGARQYVVCLTPSEQSPLPVLRNAGPSRGPGQRVCVMDETGKVELLSQPFVQAVRQTLSTPGVCSSGHNPTTKGKPLAFVEELRNRYDVRVFSVTKENRNHLSPDSVTCVQSGRK, from the coding sequence ATGGCCCGGCACGTATTCCTCACGGGGCCCCCAGGAGTTGGAAAAACAGCGTTGGTCCAGAAAGCCAGTAAGATTTTAAAATCCTCTGGTGTGCCTGTCAATGGATTTACGCAAAAGTCAGACAGGGAGGAAATAGGATTCAACGTTGTCACATCATCCTGCACGCAGGAAGTTTGGTCTAGAATTGGGTCAGAGCCTCTGCCTGGAAAACGCCAGTGCGGAGCTCGGCAGTACGTGGTGTGTCTGACTCCCTCGGAGCAGTCGCCACTTCCGGTCTTGAGGAACGCGGGTCCCAGCAGAGGCCCAGGGCAGAGGGTGTGTGTCATGGATGAGACTGGGAAAGTAGAGCTGCTCAGTCAGCCTTTCGTCCAGGCTGTTCGTCAGACGTTGTCCACCCCAGGAGTGTGTAGTTCTGGGCACAATCCCACAACTAAAGGAAAGCCGCTGGCCTTCGTGGAAGAGCTGAGAAACAGGTACGATGTTCGGGTGTTCAGCGTCaccaaggaaaacagaaaccacctTTCACCAGATTCTGTGACGTGTGTGCAGAGTGGCAGGAAGTGA